Proteins encoded by one window of Ramlibacter tataouinensis:
- a CDS encoding porin translates to MKNSLIALAALACAGSALAQSSATLYGRIDTGIGSEKINGASNTQVFSGQLSTSRIGLRGAEDLGGGLKANFNLEGTLAADTGVVGGGNGFFDRQSWVGLSGGFGSFKAGRSDTAFDDIRDLAVVNNLWDSEFSPTKIAYTAGVGDYSSRASNMLRYDTPSLGGFSAGVSYALDENDAQKRDVTAYNLRYRAGALDLGLGFQQQKHEATPASDREYTALSASYKFDALRLSGGWQRAENGAGLEDDEYSVGVAVPFGAFELTAGYAWSKSETAAGATSAKGKAFSVGGTYSLSKRTRLYAAMLDGEVENGAGAITTDRRLFALGVRHDF, encoded by the coding sequence ATGAAAAACAGCCTGATCGCGCTGGCCGCCCTGGCCTGCGCAGGCAGCGCACTGGCGCAGTCCAGCGCCACCCTCTACGGCCGCATCGACACCGGCATCGGTTCCGAGAAGATCAACGGCGCCAGCAACACCCAGGTGTTCAGCGGCCAGCTCAGCACCAGCCGGATCGGCCTGCGCGGCGCCGAGGACCTCGGCGGCGGCCTCAAGGCCAACTTCAACCTGGAAGGCACCCTGGCGGCCGACACCGGCGTCGTCGGTGGCGGCAACGGCTTCTTCGATCGCCAATCGTGGGTCGGCCTGTCGGGCGGGTTCGGCTCGTTCAAGGCCGGCCGCAGCGACACCGCGTTCGACGACATCCGCGACCTGGCCGTGGTCAACAACCTGTGGGACTCGGAGTTCTCGCCCACCAAGATCGCCTACACCGCCGGCGTCGGCGACTACTCCAGCCGCGCCAGCAACATGCTGCGCTACGACACCCCGTCGCTGGGCGGCTTCAGCGCCGGCGTGAGCTACGCGCTCGACGAGAACGATGCGCAGAAGCGCGACGTCACCGCCTACAACCTGCGCTACCGCGCCGGCGCGCTGGACCTGGGGCTGGGGTTCCAGCAACAGAAGCACGAGGCGACGCCGGCCAGCGACCGCGAGTACACCGCGCTGTCGGCCAGCTACAAGTTCGATGCCCTGCGCCTGTCGGGCGGCTGGCAGCGCGCCGAGAACGGCGCGGGCCTCGAGGACGACGAGTACTCGGTCGGCGTCGCCGTGCCCTTCGGCGCGTTCGAGCTGACGGCCGGCTACGCGTGGAGCAAGTCCGAGACGGCCGCCGGCGCCACCAGCGCCAAGGGCAAGGCGTTCTCGGTCGGTGGCACGTACTCGCTGTCCAAGCGCACGCGCCTGTACGCCGCGATGCTCGACGGCGAAGTGGAGAACGGCGCCGGCGCCATCACCACCGATCGCCGCCTGTTCGCCCTGGGCGTGCGGCACGACTTCTGA
- a CDS encoding tetratricopeptide repeat protein translates to MDSLIEHTDRAARGAAIRRDPRGLAISAGADSAILAVEQAIESMLSYFGDPLQALDQAIAADPGWVHPHTLKAAVLLTLAEYEPACEARECLDRAEGLARGANERERAHLVAARTVAQGDWERGCELWDAILVRWPLDSAALLFAHLFDFYRGDALNLRRRPQRVLPHWSRGLPLYGYVLGMQAFGLEESGQYGEAEETGRAALEVNRRDPWAVHAVAHVHEMQGRHAEGARWLGTRQADWAVDNGFAYHNWFHAALFQLENMDLAAALDTYDAHLADATDMALQRVDGTAVLWRLQLLGVDVDVRFERLAGYWRTEAPDAGFYAFNDLHALVAGIGAGSSPASAAGRERLLAALAEPSSAGASNQAMSAQVGLPLARAWLDYARGDWPSAAEGLFRVRDRAHAFGGSHAQRDILTQTLLDAAIRAGDRALATHVLNERCPAKASTPLTAYWRERIGALAAAQPGQ, encoded by the coding sequence ATGGACTCTCTCATCGAGCACACCGACCGGGCCGCGCGCGGCGCTGCCATTCGCCGCGACCCGCGCGGCCTTGCGATCTCCGCCGGTGCCGACAGCGCCATCCTCGCTGTCGAGCAGGCGATCGAATCCATGCTCTCCTACTTCGGCGATCCGCTGCAGGCGCTGGACCAGGCGATCGCCGCCGATCCGGGCTGGGTCCACCCGCACACGCTGAAGGCGGCCGTGCTGCTGACCTTGGCCGAATACGAGCCTGCATGCGAGGCGCGCGAATGCCTCGACCGTGCCGAAGGGCTCGCCCGCGGCGCCAACGAGCGCGAGCGCGCCCACCTGGTAGCGGCGCGCACGGTGGCGCAGGGCGACTGGGAGCGCGGCTGCGAGCTGTGGGACGCGATCCTGGTGCGCTGGCCGCTCGACAGCGCCGCGCTGCTGTTCGCCCACCTGTTCGACTTCTACCGTGGCGATGCGCTCAACCTCAGGCGGCGCCCGCAGCGGGTGCTGCCGCACTGGTCGCGCGGGTTGCCCCTGTACGGCTACGTGCTGGGCATGCAGGCCTTCGGGCTGGAGGAGTCGGGCCAGTACGGCGAGGCCGAGGAGACCGGCCGCGCGGCGCTCGAGGTCAACCGGCGCGACCCGTGGGCGGTGCACGCCGTCGCCCACGTGCACGAGATGCAGGGCCGCCATGCCGAAGGCGCCCGCTGGCTGGGCACCCGGCAGGCCGACTGGGCGGTGGACAACGGCTTCGCGTACCACAACTGGTTCCATGCCGCGCTGTTCCAGCTGGAGAACATGGACCTGGCCGCTGCGCTGGACACCTACGACGCCCACCTGGCCGATGCCACCGACATGGCCTTGCAGCGGGTGGACGGCACGGCGGTGCTCTGGCGGTTGCAACTGCTGGGCGTCGACGTCGATGTGCGGTTCGAGCGCCTGGCCGGGTACTGGCGCACCGAAGCGCCGGACGCCGGCTTCTATGCCTTCAACGACCTGCATGCGCTGGTTGCCGGCATCGGGGCTGGCAGCTCGCCCGCTTCCGCGGCCGGGCGCGAGCGCCTGCTGGCCGCACTGGCGGAGCCGAGCTCGGCCGGCGCGTCCAACCAAGCCATGTCGGCGCAGGTGGGATTGCCGCTCGCCCGGGCCTGGCTGGACTACGCGCGCGGCGACTGGCCGTCGGCCGCCGAGGGGCTGTTCAGGGTGCGCGACCGCGCCCACGCCTTCGGCGGCAGCCACGCGCAGCGCGACATCCTGACGCAGACGCTGCTGGACGCCGCCATCCGCGCCGGCGACCGGGCGCTGGCCACGCACGTGCTGAACGAGCGTTGCCCGGCCAAGGCCAGCACGCCGCTGACGGCGTACTGGCGCGAGCGGATCGGGGCGCTGGCCGCGGCACAGCCCGGGCAGTGA